GACTTGCATGCGTCTTATCATCAGCCTCGTCGCCCATCTGCTATTAGCATGCATTTATCTCACTGTGACGTAGgtgtgtgtctcttttaaaCAAGTTTACCAGCGATgggttgtgtgagtgtgtatgttaGTGGCTCCGGGAAGAGTGCTATCTGTGGTGTTTGGGCACGTTACGGTGTGTGTTTGGAGCCAGCAGCTGGTAGGAACAGAATGTCTCGGTGTGTCTCAGTGCAGCCAGGTCCTCAGATTTCAGGAACCAGATGTAGCAGGGCTGGGCACTCAggttggtttaaaaaaaaaagtaatttggAGAATGTGATTTGATAATGAATAAATTCAACAGGCTGCTTGTTTTTTGAGGAAGATGCGGCAGAAATGTTTTGATATTGTCGAGTTGTTTTTCATAAAGTTTGGAGAAGCACCATGACTTGCCAAAACATTTTCCTGGTAATGAGAGGCCACGATCTACTTGCATGGATAGGACTCTTTTTCTGCACATACTCTGagatctacacacacacacacacacacacacacacacattcattcctGTCCACTGTGCACTCATTGACACTTGCACCATTTGTCAGGGTGAGCCGAGGACGTGTCGGCTGTCTTGAGTCACTGCCAAGTGTGAGCGATACTGTGTGTCAGCAGCTCAGCCCATCTCTgggtgtttttgttcatttatccTGCTTCTGCGGCCTCATGCATACATAATAAGAGAGCCATGTGATCGATGGAGAGCCTTTGTCACTTATTCTAAAATAAGCCGGTCGAATTAATATTTCCGCACTATGAGGAGGTAAAATATTGTAACCAAAAGTGGTGTGTGCAACAGTTTAAATGGCAGCTAATTTATCACTTGTTTTAAGAGATAATTATAATGTTGAAACACCAGAACAGTCGCATAGTCCAAAAGTAAGGAACATGCACCAGTTACTGTGGCAGCTGCTCTGTCTTGCTTGTCATTCCTGCATCATATCACTGCTAACTGTCTTTCCGTGTGCTTTCTTCATTCTTCCCATCCTTCTCTCTCAGTGATGTGCTGGCTCTGCCAATCTTTAAGCAGGAGGACTCCAGCCTTCCCCCTGAAAATGAGACCAAAAACCCCCCATTCCAGTATGTGCTGTGTGCTGCCACCTCACCTGCTGTCAAGCTGCATGACGAGACGCTCACATACCTGAACCAAGGTGAGATGCAGCATAATAGAGGAGTGAGGTTGACTGTTGTTGGTACCTAATCCTATTCTACTTTGTTTCAATTTTTTGGTACCATAacagctatatatatatatatatatatatatatatatatatatatatatatatatatatacacacacacacacacacacacacacacacacacacacacacacacacacacacacacacacacacacacacgtacgtagcagttttctttttttaggcGGTTTAGTCATCCATATCATTAGATCAAGGAGCATGatgtatgtaaaaatatatatattaactaTAATATTAATAGTACACAATAGTGCACTTAATGTAATGTACCAGACTTTATAATGGCAACAAACAACTTTGTATTATTATCTACAGTAGTTATTCTAATCGAGTCAGGAgaaatttaatacattttattaaaatgtatcccttaaaacttaaataagaataaagcaTACAACagacttttagtttgtttgatACAGAAAAATCTCAGCGgtgtggtcttttttttttttttttttaaaggaaaatcaGACTGCATGTGGGAAACATCATAGGTTCTAACTATCTACTCCTTTTCGCCACAAGCCTATTTTACTAGACTTCAGTGAGGACAAGGCCATAGATTTGTCTCATTTCTGAATAAAAATTTCCAGTGGAACAATTTCCAATAAACACATCTCAGACACTGAGACACTACAATCTCCATGACTGGACAGTAAGAGGTCAAAATGACCCTGATGACTTATTACAAAAGTCAGTTCAAGCGATTGACCAGTTCTTTGTAGGGCAAACAAAGCGTATACTGGTTGGGAGAGGTGTAGGAATATATACAGCTGCTGATTTCcattattctctctctctcaggccaGTCTTACGAGGTGCGTATGTTGGACAACAGGAAGCCAGGGGAGTTACCAGAACTCAACAACAAGATGGTGAAGGTAAGAGGATCCTCACAGCTGGGGGACAAACATCGTACATCGAGTTCACTTTGTACCTAACGTGCctcgtgtttgtgtgcagagcaTAGTGCGAGTGGTGTTCCATGACCGCCGGCTGCAGTACACAGAGCACCAGCAGCTGGAGGGCTGGAAGTGGAATCGTCCTGGCGACCGTCTCCTTGACATCGGTAATGATGCCTGGCTTGAATTGTTTACTTTAaccatcctgtgtgtgttttggaggtCTAAtatgtgggagtgtgtgtgtgttctgtgtgagACAGATATCCCCATGTCAGTGGGTATTGTGGAGCCGAAAACTCACCCCTCCCAGCTCAATGCTGCAGAGTTCCTCTGGGACATGAACAAAAGaacttctgtttttgtgcaggtaacacacacacacacacacacatacacacaccagcTGTCTTCTGTGGCATCTGTCGGGTGTGTCAGTGAAGTTGTACATCAAACACATATTCTGATCAGTCTCGTCTCCTCTGCTGTCCGCAGGTGCACTGTATCAGCACAGAGTTCACTCCCAGGAAGCATGGTGGAGAGAAGGGCGTCCCCTTCAGGATCCAGATCGACACGTTCGCCCTGGGAGACGGTGGAGAGTACACAGAGCACCTCCACTCTGCTTCCTGCCAAATCAAAGTCTTTAAGGTACATGCTCCTTCTCCTGTGGAGtaaatgtgttgacatttttctgCCACCTCTCACTAACTAAAACTTTTCTGGACTCCCCTCTCCTTCTTTAGCCAAAGGGAGCAGACCGtaaacaaaagacagacagggagaagatggagaaacGCACAGCTCAAGAGAAGGAAAAGTACCAGCCTTCTTATGATACCACTATCTTGTCAGAGGTCAGTGTGCAGCCAACTGATTTTACCACTATGAGGCTAAGCTGAAACAGTCGTAGGCCTCAGCAGGATTTCCCTCAGGTTATTCTCACTGCagtgcagtttgttttactggttgtttgtgtttgtgtgtagacgAGGCTTGAACCCATCATAGAGGATGCAGGCGACCACGAGCTGAAAAAGTCCAGCAAGAGGACACTTCCCGCTGACTGTGGTGACTCCTTGGCCAAGAGAGGCAGTGTAAGCATTGTgttcttctctccttcactcctctcctccatcactgCCCTCTTTCAGACACCTGGCTCTAGTAGGCTGTATGTTGTAGTCACTAGTTCCTCAGCTGACACTGttctgaaatagatttgttatCATGTTGGATGCAGTGAAGCTGGTGCAAATGCCAAACCACAAGTAATTCCACCAAAAAAAACTCTCTCTTATGAAAATGATTGAATATTGAAATGCCTTTCCTCAGTGCTCCCCATGGCCAGACAACGCCTATGTCAGCACCAACCAGGCAGCTACTCCCTCCTTTGCCTCTACGCCACTGTCCACATACACGACCTCCTCAGTACCAGACAGgtaactgtgtttgtgcttgtttggTTTGGTGTTTAAAGAAGATGTGTATTAATGTCATCTGACTTAATCGTCATCTCTCGTTGTCTAGTGACTCGTCCTCTCCCAATCACCAGGCAGATTCTGGGAGCCATGGCAATTCGGAGGTCAGTCTGCTTCCTACACACCAGGAAAAAGTTCAATCATTGGTAAAGAAAATGTGGATTTTTGAGGAAGTCTAGCCTCTTTTCCACATTcccctcctttttcttcttattcttcCTTTTATTATGTGTCCTAGCTGTGCACGTTGGCTCCTCTGCTGCCTACAGTTACCCATAACACCCTTCTCTGCCTAAACATTGATGTGTAGTCTTGTTAATGGTATTAGAATCACCTGTGCTTTTATGTGTCTGTCTTCTGTCATTCacactgctgcatcttcagtttcagtaatatgtgtgtttctctcctctACAGCAGCTGAGCCCTGCTGCGACAATACAAGAGACACAGAAGTGGCTACTGAAAAATCGCTTTAACTCCTACACGAGGCTCTTCTCTAACTTCTCAGGTACACACattattacatacagtatatgcacaaCACGCAGATGTAGAGTGATAACTGCTGCAATAAAAGTGACTCTGTCCTCCTTATGTAGGTTCTGATTTGTTAAAGCTAACCCGGGACGATCTGGTCCAGATTTGTGGTCCAGCAGATGGGATCAGACTCTTCAATGCCCTTAAATCCAGGTGTGTTGAAGAGTGTTTACTGTAACAACAGCAGTGGACCTTTTCCATTCACAGTGGtgctcattgtgtttttgttttcgtgtgtgtttgtgcaggtcaGTGCGTCCCAGGTTGACACTTTATGTCTGTCAGGAGTCACCTCAGGAGAGCCCCCTGGCGGAGAGACACGGCACCAGTGAAAATGGAGAACACAGCATCTCTTCTAGTTTACACGGTACAAATTAAAACTCTCTGTACAATAACAGATGTTTGTCCCTAACAAGTAAAAGGTGTTTGTGAATGTTGCGGTTTTAAAACGGGTCTCTGGTGTGTTTCCGTGCAGTGTATCATGCTCTGTACCTAGAGGAACTGACAGCTGCAGAACTGATCCGCAAGATggcgtgtgtgtgcagccttCCACTGGGAAAAATCAACCAGGTGTACAGACAGGGTCCGACAGGCATACACATCCTACTTAGTGACCAGGtatcactacacacacacacacgctgtggcCCTTTGCTAAACCCTCTCCATTTGCACTTTAATATTGTATTCAGAGTATTGCACTCGTTATAGATGGGTTCTCAATATTAAGTTGAAGGAGATCATTTAAAAAGGTAAACTTTAGGTTCTAATGAAATCAGGAACAAACATCACCATGGATACTGACGTGTGTCTTGCTCACTGTTTTAGGGGATGTATATGTGCATTCATAAGTCAGTCTTATTATACTGAGTAATGTTTGCTGAAGCTCATATAGGAAAATGACAAAGTATGATGAGCGGGGAGTCAGTGTAGCCTGCTCAAATTTACAAACAAAGGCAGTGTGTACAGAGGAAATGTAAATGGCTAAAGATAGTAGGCAGCAATTGAGACTCACTCGCTCAGTCATGAGGAGAAAATAAGGCGtgtcactgttttgtgtgttttgcaacCTGGatatataattctgtatttGTAGTTTCATGTATTTGCATGTCGCCTGctgtcaaacacaaactgtgttgTTCAGCATCTGCTTTGTTTATTCCCAGATGGTTTACAACTTGCCGGACGAGAGTTCCTATTTGATCAGCACTGTCAAAGGTAAGTCCAAAACAGTGTACTTTGGCAAGAAACAAGCTCAAAACAATCCTTAATTGACAAGGATTTTCTGTACTTACCATTCTTTTGTTCTTGTTCAGATGAATTGGGCGAAGGACTCCATCTAATCCTGAAGTAGTGATGAGGACAGATGGCATCACTAATACTCAACCCTCTGTTTTGGAGCAGAAGCCTCGTTCtattcctctctgcctctcgaCTCTTTCCTTctgctgcctccctctctctctctaaacgATGGAAAGCAGAGAGACTGCGTTAAAGCCATGTAAATGTTAGAATCTGACATGGGTGTGTCCACTGTTTCATATTGAAAACGCTATTAACAGAGGAATTTAGTTTAAAGAGGAGAGACTGGGGGGACGTGCGGTTAAGGGAAAGACACCAATCTATGtattttgatttagtttttattttatttttatttttttgtctttttatatgGTTTCTGTGTGTTGAAGGGAGGTAGGAGGCTCCAGGAAAGAGGGGAGAGTGCTGAGTGGACTGACAGGAGAAAGAAAGCGGAGTTTCCTTTTTGCTCGTTGCCCTtcctacacatgcacactcagcACTAGGCCAGTATTTGATAACCTCTACTGCTGAACAGCATGCGATTTCAACATACTAACttgcttaaaataaaagaaacccCATTTACTCTGCTTGTTTAACATTCTCTTGGGGTTGTCCTAATAAACCATTTATTGATTAGCTGAGGTTGACAACCCCTGAAATGTCCAGGCTAAAATTGTGAAAGTAATGTCATTTGTGAAATTTGACGCCAAcgtaaattttttttttttttttttgactttgTTGGATGGACTGATTTGATTAACTGTTGTCACATAGTGTCATTCTATGTGATTTTAGACTTCCAGCCATATCTCTCTGTCTGGTAACAGGATGTTGCACTCGGCTCAGCTCTCTTTATGTACTGTACGTCCTGTTTGACCTGAGCTTTTCAGAGTTTTTAGTTTATTCTGTATGTTGCTCTCATTGAATTTACTTGTTTCTGGTGCCATATTGGCTTTTTTTAGCTcgtcttcacacacacacacacacacacacacacacagagcacataCCCATTGTCTTTGACTCTTCTGCTTTCTGTGCTGATTTTGAAACACTGGTTTAGACGAGTAGAGTTTACGCCGCCTGTGCAGAAAACGAGGAACAGACCTCAGTAGAAGACTGAAACATGGCGCAGTCACGCCTATCCAAAAACCTACTATAATGTGGACCAAACAGGTTTCAGATTGATAGGCTTTtctaatttttgtttttgagaaaaATCCTAATTTTGTCTGTACATCTTGGTCATTAGAAGCATTAAAAGATTTGGTAAGAAGGTGAATGAGACACTCATCTAGTGGAGCTGCTTGTACACTGCAtgtgcaaagtaaaaaaacatcCATTCCACAATTTGCTCTACAAGAAACAACCACTCACACAGCAAACTAGTTGAGTGCTGTAGCCTGGTTTCAATGGTCTCCTATTTGCTATACAATCACAGCAGCTTCACAACTATCTTCAagatcttgtttttgtttttttgttgttttttttcaggagGTACAGGTCCTTACTTTGAAAAGTGACAGGGAGCCTCACACAGTTCCTGGGAGTTGCTGTTGCTTTAGTTGACCTTGATTTTTGGTACATGGTATCTGACTGTGTTGTAGTGCATACAGTTTGCACGCCTCAAAGTGtcagagtatgtgtgtgcatgtgtatcaTTTCTCATTCTTGCAAAGAAAACTTAATTATGTTAGTAGTTGTCATAAACCTTTTCCTGTTGGTATAACGAAACTGTGTTTAGTGTGCTATTTAGTTTAAAGGTATGTGGAAGGGAGGAAGGGATACTCCGGTGCTTGGTGAGTGTAACTGCTCCTTCTTTTTCCAGATGTTAGAGACCAAGTCTGCACTGAAAAATCACAAAACTATAGCTTGATGTGTAGTCAGTAGTCCTACCATCACACCCTCTACTTATCCGCctgaagagaaggaaaacaaaacaaaaaaaagagaatgtTGAGACTAAAAGTGTCTTTGTCTCACCACACGCCACAGCCGGGACTGTATATCTGGTGGTGCTTACAGGGACACGAGTACCACAGCACAGTTTACTGTGTTCATCAACTCAGAACTGTTTGAGTATAAAGCAGATGTGAGGCAAACTCTGGTGAGCAGGTTCGATCCCCTAACAACCTGACCAATGGcccgtctgtctgtgtgactgagtgtgtgagagagtgtgagcaGGAGGGGTGACCACTGTTCATGTACAGCCTAATGTCAATGACGATGCTTCTCGTGTGCACAGGATCGTATGCTGGAGATGTACACAACCACATGTGCTGGGAATAAATGATTTCATAACTTTATCTGGTGTCCTGCTCCATTATTAAACAAGTTTCAGACTTCAAAATGCAACATTATAGATAAtgcaataatacaataatatatacAGTTCAGATTCTATGGAGAAGCAGTTTTCACAGGCTGACGAGTAGTTATTTAAGATACTCTTGTATGGCATATTTTACTAAACCAATAAAAGCATTTCTTAATGATATGATAAGAACATAGTCTCTTGTGGCATTGAATTGTATTAAAGGTGACAAAACAGTGGCTTTTTGTTGCGGGACAATTGGATGACACACTGCAATGACTAATGTAGATTCAGAGCACAACACCTGGCAGACATGCCACAGTGCATATGTTAGGGACACCAAATCATGCTAATTTTCATTCTGGCTGTCATATCAGAGGCTGAATCACATCTGAGATAAGTAGTGAATACAGCTGTTGCAATTATTTATCAGTCAGGACAGAAAACTAGCACTTAATTTGCATCCTGGaggtctgaaaacagctgttagCTCACACATGAATGTCTCCAAGGGACTGTCAGTGACAGTGTGTTCTTGTACAGGCTACCcagttgtttttgtattgtaGCCTTTTTAATTTCCCATCTGGTTTTACACCAATGACACAAAGACATGGACAATTGGCAACTGACATGGACCTCCAGACCCCCATCAACACCAGGCTTGCTGTGTGGCAGCTGGTCAGTCATAATTTAACTGTTCAAATTTGTATTTGCCTTAGTCAGTTAGACATATACACTACTAAAGCAAAGTATATATGTGCACAAGACCTTAGAGATTGGCCTTTTTGCATCACACGAATGAGAGTGTGTTAACATTAGTATTTCAGAAtgttttacaattttaatgtatttttatttaataatgtattattgGACAAAGGGTTACATGAATACAggcaatataaaataaagatgcTGGTCTGAATTAATAAAGTACCCATCCCACTCAACATAGGCACAATAAAACTACTCAAACTGTGCAGTCATTGCTATCGAGACAGTACTGATTCTGCGCAGTGCGACTCTCCATTTCCCCATGACGTCATTTGACGTTCCCAGTCAGAATCCAGGAAGTAGGTCGCtctcttgttgtttgtgttcGTTGGACGCTGATCgtctgtttttctcattaaagAAGTCCCTTTTACGGGCCGAAATGGCAACGTTTATTTCAGTCCCGTTGAAAAAGTCGTCGGAAGTGGACCTGGTGAAGCCGCTGTCGAAATTTGTAGCAGCTACTTACTCAGCGGGCGAGGAGCAGGGAGAGTATACCCGCGCCGTGGAGGAGTTCAACAAGCTCCGCAAGAACGCGCTGGGAAGGCCGCTGGACAAACATGAGAGCTCCCTGGAGATCCTGCTCAGGTAGACACGCTGATTTTTATTACAAACCTGGTCTAGGTACAACGCGACTAACACCCATGGCACCGATATGGCTGAGTTCGCTGTGCCATTGCCGCACCCAGGTGTGTTAGCTTTCAGTTGCTAACTTGGAAGCTAAAGTCAAGCTAACATGCTAGGAGCAATTTCACACCCAAAATAACGGAGTCATGTGTCGTTTATGCCAAGATTCACTGAGTAGCTAACGCAGACTTGGCTCTTTTACTCATTTAACTTAACCGTCATCTAATCgacatgaaaacaacatttcacacCGAGCTAGTTATGATCTGTAGCTTTCCATAACGTTAATCATTGAAATGACTTGGAGAAAGTTCTGTGGTTCAACTTAGCATTAGAATTAGCCTTAGCTTCAGCGTTCATCTGAAACTTTATTGTTCTAAAATGAAACAGAACATACATTAAATTGAACATAATAATGATGCAATGCTAACAATAAAGCTTAAAAGTTAAACATATGCTGGACCCCACCACATAGCCTCAAAGGGTTGtgtagtcagtcagtcagtcatcatCAGGCCCCATCATCACGGGGTTCATTGTTCATCAGCTGACTTATCCCGATCCTTCTTCTAGGTATAGAGACATTAAGAGAGAGTGAAGTTATCCATATGTCTTTTTACAGACATTGAAAGCCCTCTGTACCTTCAGTCACTGTTGCATCAAAAGGTCCCACCACAGATGAAGAAGATGTCTTCCATGTCCAGGTTCACTTGTGGCTGAGGCCTTCAGTTCATCAGCAGCCAATGAATAAACTTACAGTGTGGCCAGTCCCACAGTTTTTCATATCAGCAAATAGAGATCAGCGTGATAACTCTGTGCAGGTGTGAGAGTGAGGGGGAAGTAGAAGCAAGGGACAGTGAATAGCTGTGAATCCCCAGTGGAGTTCATGTTGTTAACAGCCCTATAGGAATCGAATGACTGTCACATGCGAACCATTTTGCATAATTTTGAAGTGTGATGCATACAGGATTTATGTTTTTGATACAAAGTTCCTCCTATGCTCCACTGATCCTGCCTGACTGCTGTCATGCTATTACACAACAGTGTAGACTAATAATTTTTTAATGACTTGGAATGGAAAAGGCTGACTTTTCCATTAGAGCAAAGTAAGTAGTAAAAAGTTAATAGTGGTCCTGTTACTTATCAGTTTATTATTATCTGTAAaaactttacactgtgtgaCCTAATCTTAACCAACATATTCAATTACTGTGTGACGTATAGAAGCCCCGTGTCATTACAGTTATTGTTCTCTGTGACTCATGAGTCGTTTAATGCACCGGGTTTGCCCAGATTACGTGAGTAGTAAGGTATGCATTAGCAGGTTGCCGACCTTCCATTCATCTCACAGGTGGAGTCCAGCCTTTAGCACAATAGATAGTTTGAACTTGTGTAAGTTTATACTAGATGAATGGTCTTTTACACCAGACTGATAGTGGTGGTGTTGATTGTGGTTTTATAGCAGTTTTGAGCCTTTTGAACTCATGTTAATTGcataaaaatgatcaaaatacagaaataccTGTTGTTGTAGTATCATTTGACATATATCTCAGCAGAAACTTAAGTTAGCTGTTTGTGCAGAATGGGCTCCCACTGCTGGTGCTGTTGCTCCTTGGCACTCTGTGCATGTCTTTTAACCATGTGCCAGGTAGTCAGGACGACAGCCCCTATCCCTTTCACAGGCCAGCAGACATGCAGCTAATATGTCACCACGGATACTGCTGTTTGTCTAGGACGTTTTCTTTCTCACTTCAGTTAACTAGAAGGGACATGCACacgtgtgtctctgtgtattttaataGTAGACTGTGTATGTGGGTAGTTCTACATATAAAACCAGTCTTTGTTAGGACTCCAGTTCTTCCTGGCACTGGAAAAGTAGGGTAGATAAACTGGAAATAGAGGATTTCCTAACCAGCCCCTCTGCATGTTGTCATTCCTAATAATAGACGGTTCACATCACAGGCACAGATACTGACTAGAAAAATAGCTATGTAActatcactctgtgtgtgtgtgtgtgtgtgcgcgtgcattacagtgttcttctctgttgatgttttttcctGACTCATTGTCAGGCGTCTCGGAAAGAACTTCCTCAAACCACACAGTTGTAATTATGTCATAAAGTCACTACCTTTTATCCCAGTTTTTCAGTTATGATTTACTGTGTggtctttttttcctttattcctTTTCCacttaaatttaattaaacgtAAGATCAGTAATAATCACAATAAAGGCACTTCTTTCTTTCCGGTGAAAGCAGTAATCTACTATTTGTAGAGAACAATCAGAAGAAGTTTAGATACATAAAAACCATAGTTTTAACCctgtctttcctttttctcGGCAGATACTATGACCAACTGTGCGCTGTTGAGCCCAAGTTTCCCTTCTCTGAAAACCAGGTAATTCATTGCACAGCACACAGGACTGTGGGTCAGACTTATTTTCACAAGAGAAGAAGTTGAACACAAAGCTCccttctgtttctgcagctctgcttaACCTTCACATGGAAGGATGCCTTTGATAAAGGATCGCTGTTTGGTGGCTCAGTCAAGCTTGGTGAGTGCAGCCTCTTATCAAATGCATTTGTATCTGTGGAAGtataaaagtctttttttcttctttgcaacCAGAAACAGGCCGAACAAGGtgctgagttaaaaaaaaactgccccCAAAGTtaatgtgtgagaaagagaaagcgTTTTAACAGAAACTAATGTCAAGATCAGAGGCTAAGAGATTCTCAAAGAAAATTAATCTGTTCAGGAAATGTCTCTGGTGACAGCAGGGCATCACATTTTGgcacatttaaatgaattaaaatacattttcctcaGTTAGAGGAGCCTTAATtcaattgtttgtgttttcactcttgtgtgtgtgtgttttagctttgGCCAGTTTGGGCTATGAGAAGACGTGTGTGTTGTTCAACGCAGCAGCTCTGGCCAGTCAGATTGCTGCAGAGCAGAACCTGGACAACGATGAAGGACTTAAGGCTGCAGCTAAATACTATCAGGTGGGTTTCCCGTCTGTTTCTTCACATACTTGCCGATGTTCTGAGCGACACgtctcattttcatcattttcttatttagtatttgtaattaacatttgtcaaaaagaaaacgggaaacaaacaaaagctatTTTCACTCTCTGTGATTAAAGTCAAGTCTAAGGcatctgcattcattttatGTAAACTCATGTCATTTCGCACATTACCACGCTATAGATATGCAAGTTCCTTCAGCAAAAGTAGAACAGGATCCTCTTTCACCAGTTTGCAACA
Above is a genomic segment from Anabas testudineus chromosome 11, fAnaTes1.2, whole genome shotgun sequence containing:
- the ubp1 gene encoding upstream-binding protein 1 isoform X2, whose amino-acid sequence is MAWVLKMDDATIESGLVHDFDASLSGIGQELGAGAYSMSDVLALPIFKQEDSSLPPENETKNPPFQYVLCAATSPAVKLHDETLTYLNQGQSYEVRMLDNRKPGELPELNNKMVKSIVRVVFHDRRLQYTEHQQLEGWKWNRPGDRLLDIDIPMSVGIVEPKTHPSQLNAAEFLWDMNKRTSVFVQVHCISTEFTPRKHGGEKGVPFRIQIDTFALGDGGEYTEHLHSASCQIKVFKPKGADRKQKTDREKMEKRTAQEKEKYQPSYDTTILSETRLEPIIEDAGDHELKKSSKRTLPADCGDSLAKRGSCSPWPDNAYVSTNQAATPSFASTPLSTYTTSSVPDSDSSSPNHQADSGSHGNSEQLSPAATIQETQKWLLKNRFNSYTRLFSNFSGSDLLKLTRDDLVQICGPADGIRLFNALKSRSVRPRLTLYVCQESPQESPLAERHGTSENGEHSISSSLHVYHALYLEELTAAELIRKMACVCSLPLGKINQVYRQGPTGIHILLSDQMVYNLPDESSYLISTVKDELGEGLHLILK
- the ubp1 gene encoding upstream-binding protein 1 isoform X3, which encodes MLDNRKPGELPELNNKMVKSIVRVVFHDRRLQYTEHQQLEGWKWNRPGDRLLDIDIPMSVGIVEPKTHPSQLNAAEFLWDMNKRTSVFVQVHCISTEFTPRKHGGEKGVPFRIQIDTFALGDGGEYTEHLHSASCQIKVFKPKGADRKQKTDREKMEKRTAQEKEKYQPSYDTTILSETRLEPIIEDAGDHELKKSSKRTLPADCGDSLAKRGSCSPWPDNAYVSTNQAATPSFASTPLSTYTTSSVPDSDSSSPNHQADSGSHGNSEVSLLPTHQEKVQSLQLSPAATIQETQKWLLKNRFNSYTRLFSNFSGSDLLKLTRDDLVQICGPADGIRLFNALKSRSVRPRLTLYVCQESPQESPLAERHGTSENGEHSISSSLHVYHALYLEELTAAELIRKMACVCSLPLGKINQVYRQGPTGIHILLSDQMVYNLPDESSYLISTVKDELGEGLHLILK
- the ubp1 gene encoding upstream-binding protein 1 isoform X1 — encoded protein: MAWVLKMDDATIESGLVHDFDASLSGIGQELGAGAYSMSDVLALPIFKQEDSSLPPENETKNPPFQYVLCAATSPAVKLHDETLTYLNQGQSYEVRMLDNRKPGELPELNNKMVKSIVRVVFHDRRLQYTEHQQLEGWKWNRPGDRLLDIDIPMSVGIVEPKTHPSQLNAAEFLWDMNKRTSVFVQVHCISTEFTPRKHGGEKGVPFRIQIDTFALGDGGEYTEHLHSASCQIKVFKPKGADRKQKTDREKMEKRTAQEKEKYQPSYDTTILSETRLEPIIEDAGDHELKKSSKRTLPADCGDSLAKRGSCSPWPDNAYVSTNQAATPSFASTPLSTYTTSSVPDSDSSSPNHQADSGSHGNSEVSLLPTHQEKVQSLQLSPAATIQETQKWLLKNRFNSYTRLFSNFSGSDLLKLTRDDLVQICGPADGIRLFNALKSRSVRPRLTLYVCQESPQESPLAERHGTSENGEHSISSSLHVYHALYLEELTAAELIRKMACVCSLPLGKINQVYRQGPTGIHILLSDQMVYNLPDESSYLISTVKDELGEGLHLILK